GTGCGGAGGAAACACCCATAACTTTGGCGATgaggtgactggttccttcatcacgaCAATGCCCCCGCACACAAGGCCTTACGAGTGAACCGCTATTTGGCCTCTCAGGGGTGGTCTGTCGTTCCCCACCCTCCGTGTTCGCCAGACCTAGCCCTGTGCGACTTTTTCCTGTTTTCCAGAATGAAGAAACATCTAAAAGGGAAGCAGTAAAAACAGCTTCGCATagggcactggaggatatcaaagttaaagagttccagaggtgcttcCAACAGTGGGAAAAAAGACTTGACATGTGCATTgcatctaatggagagtactttgaaggccactgaaggaattttgttaaaaaagtaatatataaatttttatgataaaagtCTGGTTTTTTTGGGTCCCCCCTCGTACAACCatcaacaaaattttgaaattaaaaccaaaattaaaattaaactaaatccctaaaaataaaacaaagtattatTCAAAGTTCAGCAATTATTACATGTTCGTAAGCAAATGCcaaatttatgaaaattgatACACAAGATCAGATTTCAATACTGTTCTtcaaatcaaataaattattttattttattatttcctaCACACTGTTCCAAGTTAAAAGCAGCTCTAGAGCAAAAAATTCACAATTGTCAAATACATAATACAATATTATTGATCACTATGTAATAAGTAGTGTTATTTGAAGCAAGCTGAGCTATCACCAAATTGGTAGCTCTTTCACCAGCAACAGCAATGATATTTCAAATACACTatactttataaaaattattagtaaaaaaaaaaatgacaaaacttaCCATAAATGCCTGTTGAAATACAAGGGAAAgcctataaaaaataaaaagcactGGTAAAGAcaataaacaaattacacaaaaatGCCTTGTTTTACATTTGTCAAAAGACTtttgcaattaaattattttttaaattactctcattaaacaaaatttaaaaaaaaaattagaggaaTTCATCACAAAAGTATTTTGTCTATCATGAACTATGTACACAAAAGGAAAACAGtcccattttaaaaattaagaggCTGCATCATCAAAGGTCTAACTTTGTTATGTTTCTTTTATGGATACGCTCCCCGACTTAACATATGGAAGAATAAAGATGGCCAACCTTCATTATTATAAGTAAAGCTATTACACTGAAATCACATTATAACGTAACtgtaaaaatttacagttttggATTTATTGAAAGTAGTTTAAACTTAATTGTTACTAAATGTAGAACATTTTGTAGTGATCTGAAAATAAGTACTATGAGAGAAATCCTTTAGAATTAAGGACATTataatgagatttcactgtatgtataaataactttaatataAACCCAGCAATTCTAACACGGTCCTACACTGATGACTAAAAATTATCCACTGTGAAAATAGTGGAGAGTgtcttattaataaataaaaacactatGTCCTTAAACAGTAAACATTGTTATTTGTTATTAGAACAGTTTCTGTagaatgaataataataataaaaattcaattttgttatgtacattaatatgcaaaaattttgaagtgaaactttataCAGCTGATACACAATACAATCAATCAGATACAATCAGAATCACAGGGTAATGCGAGTTAATGCACATAACATATGTAACTTATGTAAAGAATCTTACTCAATAGCACagggtttaaaaaataaaagggggggggggggggtttgaattgaaacatttttacagcCGGTTACAGACTGCTGCAGCAGCAGCACATGATTTAGTATACTTTCAAATACTTTTGCTAAAATTTACGTACTTTCtatacttttgcatacttttgcattctTTTGTTTACTCTGAGGTTGGATCCAGTGTTAGCACTAAAATtggcaatttttataaaaaattccaacagtgttatgtatcatattttagcaaTCATAAACCCATTAtttcattcttagattccattgATGACATGGCTATACACTAGTAAATAAACGTCCTTTCTGAATGCATGATTAAGTGATTATGCgtgttttgaataaaataattcatttaaaaaaatttctatccaTCTTGTTTGTGAAGTTTCACTCCTAATGCACATGGCAGTcacctatttttttaatttaacactaAACAATGGGGAAATTAAGTAAGTACTCTTTATCTCTTTTACAGTGTATCAGAATCAATCTACTAACTAGAGTCTTTGCTTGGTCGATTGACTCACGGATGACTgtatcacacacacacattcactatTAATGTTCAAATGTAATAATTTGATGACTGTCAttgctgccaaaaaaaaataaaaatttttttaagtctctACGGGGCTAAGAAAAAAATGACGGCACGTGGTGAAAGGGTAGTTCGAGACTCGTCAACATCCTTGTACTCCATGAACACAAGCAAAGAGAACACAGGCTGTTTGAATGTAAACACACTTCTGAGTTgttaaatgaacaaaaaaacacacagcaCTTCACTAAACAGCAcaatataaaagtaattttgtatttactGAAATGTttagaaacaagaaaaaaaaaaaaactccaccaTATGTACTTACAATGGAGCACTGATTTTCTTGTAAAAGTAAGTTCAATGTTTTGTTGTAGCAAGACTCCAACAGTTGTGGTTTCTCTCCCTTTGGACCAACAGTGTGGAAAACAtctgaaaaattttatttaccagaGTAACAAAACACTGGCTGTGTAACGTGAAAAAATAATCACAACTAAAATGAGATACACTTACTtgactcagaaaaaaaaaatccttttaaatcaaaataaataaggataattaagaaacaaatgtttttgaaatacTGTCAGTCTTTACttccaaaaacatatttggaatcATTCCAGAAATAGCAGCCAAGTTTTGGCAGCACAATAAGGGTACCTAAATAAAGAACAGTTGAAACCTGTTTTTATATTCCcatcacttaaaataaaaaaaaggtttaactAAACAGATGTCCCACCACCTGTCTTACATTAACTTCATACACTATATCAGGTTCTccacaaacaacccccccccccctcccgcccaaTAAAGCTGTTAAGCTAGCGTACATTCTATTTGGTACATATAACACATTGTAAAGATGCAACATACATTATCATACATATTTTTACATTAAGATGGCAGCATGGGTAGGTCACTGAGAACTGCATGCAGTTCCAAGCCCAAGCGTTAATTCACCATTTACAAACTGTTCTAAGATTTACGGATAGTGTCGGATTAAGAATAACGTCAAAGAGCCATTCCACTTGTCTATACACGGTTCGTTTCATGGTTTCATTtttaacatgtatatttttaGACAGTGGAAAAGGCCAAAATGGGTGTTTTCACAGACGGTTTTAGATGTGAATAATATTGACTAGAGTAAAAGgagcctttatctttaatattaaagAGTATTCAATCATACGGCCACTGCTTGAACTCACATAAGAGGTGCGCTATCAATGAGAAGACTGCACACCAGTTCAGTGCCTGGCGCGCAGAGGCTAAGAAAAGTGTGATGCGCGAGACATTACTGCCCATAGAGTCCCCACGCTTTTAAAGCTCGTGTCCCCTTAAGCAGCACAATACCATGCATGTAGAAAGGCATGAATGGACTGCTAGGTCATTCTGCTTAATGGCCAATACTGTGCATCAACAGCATGTGGAGAGGCTAAAGCGATTCACGTACTGTCACAAGGGGAGATGTTTGGCAGGAACAATATAACTTATTAGGCTAGCAAGTTCATAAATagttcaatttttttactaacatgTGTGTGTAGTCAGGTGATGCAAATATGGAAGAGCAGGACACGTTCTAGTAATGAAAATGACAAAAGAATAACAGAGAtagctttaaattaaataatgactgTAGAAAGAGTTCGGAAGCCAAATGATGTGCTCGTAAATATGCAAATCCACGGCTAAGGAAGAAGAGCCCATGTTATTAAACTATTCAAACAAATTTTCTGCACCCTTGACccttaaaattattataagttttcaTAATGAAACATCCTGTGGGTACCCTAGAGGACGGTTTAATTAAAATAAGTCCTGTAATCAGTCTGTCTTAAAGCAGGCCCTTATTGGCCTTCTGGCCTGATACTGTGAGGTGAGAATGTGCATTCTTTTAACTTTTACAATATTGCCTTTCATCAGGAGCATTAAAGTACAGGCCACAGATAAATTTATACAATTATGTATCGTAAGCTCGGAGGGTATGTTCTGGATGGTAAGCTGATAATAGGGCACACAGACCCAGGGCGTGATGTCGCCTGTGTGGAGACAGGATTCGGCCCTCCTAGTCAACCAGAAAATACACAGACCTGGCCTGCTCTCTGCAACGGGCACGCCTGCACAGATTGTCGGTGATGTGGGCTCTTTAGGTGTCCCTCACGCCTGAGACTTACTGAGGGACGACACGTGGTTAGAGAGCAACACGGTTTTCTTACACGTCTTTATTCACTAGACATATTATGCACGCTCCTTTACAACCTCAAGTTTTAACTGTAGAAAGGCCCGAAGGCACAAATCGGCTTAGGTGTGGTGCAAGCATTCCCTCGTGGTCACACAAAAAGGATCCTTGTATTCTATTTCAAAGAAACTGTGAgtgaagaataaataaattaattaattaattaagcagtcttCTGACCGTGGTAAGCCCCGAGGATGAAAGCAAAAGAGATTGAGAAACTTGCCAAGCTAAAAATACGTTATGCTTATCCGAATTCGCGCCAGGGTTTTTAAAATATGAACACACAAATCATTTTTTACAATTCAAACACGTCATTTTAGGCCCTTCATGCTCAAAGAAAACAGTAATttagtatttattctttaaaacAGTTTCCACGACTGCTTCGGAAATGATTGCTCCATCTCGGTTCAGGttacttatttacttaaaaaaactaaacatgaTCCTTTACGTTAAGTCAGCTGCACACAAAACCActtggggcaaaaaaaaatatttactatacaatttactgtttatatttaCGGGAATGACGCACTCATATAACCGCACCCTCTTGTGCTGGTCCGTGGTGCGCTATTCAAACACACGTCAAGTAAGTTGGCGAGACAACAGCCGAGAAGCAAAGGCTAAAGGCAGGGCAGGGAGTTTAGTCGTAACAGGCTCATGGGGCAGAGCCCCAGTCGGTGGTACatgtgaaatataatttatatcacaTCAAATAGATGTTGAAGGCAGAAAACCCACAAACAGAATCCTTGTAATAGATCATTATAATTAttcactgaaataaaaaatatttccataaaaaaaatcaatatgtatCATCATGTTTAAGAATTCATTCATGTCATGATAAAATTGTTGACACCGTAACAAAAATCCTGGAAAATACGAACCTAATGTTTCTTACATCTCACTCCCAGGCACCATCATAGATTAGATCCGGCAtcacatgccaaaaaaaaatctaatcaaaAAATACTTGACACACCAGCAATGAAACAAAGACAATATGCATAACACAGATAATGTATCATTTGTCAAAccgtttaaataaattaaattcctgACCCACCATATATTTCCCTGACCATTCATGATTACTCCCGGAATTCAAAATTCCTTGACATTTTTAGGTTTACCTTCATGCTGTACAtcctgtataaaaaaaaattggttgtctgtaaagtccatttacggacgatagtttaatgtgaaaacgtcataacaaaacattgattgcatacttttatgaataaaattgaataatttttattgaataatcactattttgtatggatacaaagagggcgtgaaatgaaatctacaatttaattgataaatttacttttatttgcactcattaattcaaatatgtttattactttaacgaagagattattttaactataacttttatacaagtttttatttaacttcttccaatctgtgttattctgttaaggataggacgatgataggaaaagtaggaaataatgggagtgtttcaagtttattgtgtctcgaaaaagtcaaatcgatggttgttccaattgagtggaagagagatagatgcggcgcaagcgtacaatgtgtgtaacgggacactttttcatgcgtgcagccggcgttcatcgatttattagacgtcacgtcaaaaatagaaacatgtgagtgagtctttcattACTCACCACAGAcatataacatctaacctcggtaatgagcgaaTTCATGTTGTTCTGTTCAACACTACTGTTCAGCACTCTCAACAAACTGAGTACTCACATCGGGCTGGTAACGCGTAGCCAGCTGTAACCTTGGCATCTCCAGTTTTACAGCCCTTCAGATCCCTGCATTCGTTCTTCAGCTTCGGACCGGCCGCAGAATGAATGGCGCCATCGACTGTGGGAGAGAGGAGGAAAAATTAGCAAACTTCCCCACGTACAGCTTTTTTACGACATGCATAGATTCTCACTTTCAAAGCCAACTTCGCACTTCTTACCAAAAGAGTTCCATTTCAAAGGAGCAATCCTATTTGGTTGCAAACATTCAGGGACTAGTTTTCCAAGTATGGATAAAATAATGGGTTAGATCCTGAGTTTGTAGAATTAAGAGCCGTTTCACACAGGCAACATGATTGCCGGTAACTGAGTGGCAGGCGAATCACTATCAACCGCTGAATGTTGTCTTGATAGGGATTTCCTGTGAGCGTTCACACGGACACTGTCTCGTCAACTGTCGTGGCGACTCTCTAGCGATAGTCGCTCGCAGTTGCTCTCCCCGCCAGTCGCTAAGACACCACTCGCCACCACCGTCAACCACTGTTGTTCAATTCAATCAGATGAGAGCTTTCATACAGGCAACCATGTCTTGTCAACTTTCCTCAGTTCTTACTGCAAAACGTGTGTGCCACGTTTGATACTGAGACATTCAGTGAGTTGGTTCATGAGCGGCCAGTCCTGTGGGAAATCTCAAATGTTGATTAGGCTCATAAactaaggacaaaaaaaaaaggtattacaAAATTTATGGATTTAGTACAATATTACTAATTTActtatgtagctatactaattAGAAATTATGCTTGATTAATTTAGatcgtaataatatatttttcttaatcacttttttttattaaattttgcacctttgtttagttattttattgtttcatgtcattcaaaaaattaatacctGATCGAGATTCAACTCAATCCTCAACACTTATACATAGACAAATATTGATATCTTCTACTTTCAAAATTTTGCATGGTTCAAAGAACGTTGCTAATGCCATTCTaaagaagttaaaaattttttttaaaaattgaggaAATAAGATAGAGAAGCTCTTTCATTCAGTCTGGCAGCATTGATAGGATGCATCAGTAattcatttttctctcttttcttcttcttcctacTGACACATTCACCCACTATCAATGCAATCAAAATGGCCTACACTTCCACAGCACAAGAGCATAGTGCTCACTTCAGCAAACAGGTAGACACTGATAATATTGATGAGAAAAAATTAtggaactcccccccccccccccccccctgaaaattTCTACAGGCCCCCTCACGAATCCTATAGATTTGCACCCCTGGATGCAGTAACGGTAAATTTGCTATTACAGAAATAATCTAGTTGCCACTTTTTAATATGGCATTCTTGGGTTTAATACATTCAGTAATCCAGCACTGATTGAACAACTtgcattccaatttttttttgtggattcagGTAATTTCGACCTTGACTGACGTTacatcagatattttttttaacagtaatcAAGTGTATTTTTTTCTTGCCATAAAGCATCTTACTACATATAACAGTACATTATTTCTCATATTGATATTCCCATTAAAATCGTTATAATGACGTTTGataatcatttataattttaattcagcAGGCTGTGGTCCTGAATAAGTTGAATTAAAGAACCATTAATGTAACTCTTTAATGCTTAAATATTAGATAGTAACTCAGCAATTATGTTCATGTGAGGTTTTACTGCACTAGAAACAAGTTACTTATGTTAATCCActgtttctttcttttttctgtGAAGCTTTGTCGAGAACATATTTAACACTATCTCTCTAAGTATTGTGACCTTCACATAATCAATGGCATGATCAGGTAGTTTAAAAGCCATCAGCACCATGACTGTATTGAGGAACCCTAGACAATACaaagtaatttatatattttttgattaaattggaaaaaaattggaGAGATACACAAACACATTTCAATAATCACCATGATTGCCATTTCCATTAGGTATATGAACATAAACCTACTTTGGTTGGATTTAAAAACATTATCATTTATGGTCAAACCAATTTTTATACTGTATACCAtgttttttttccgcataatcgtcgcacaattTATAATAAATCAAATGTTGAAAAAATAGGAATGTGATTTTTATGCGAGAAAAGCATTTTCGTTGAGGTTGTTTTTCATAGAAAACAAAACATGATTCATTGAAAGtacgtttaattaaaaataagagaatataaaatcacttcaaacaatttaaattaattagtcatgcaataaaaacatatttcattcaacttaaaaaaaaaaactgtgatttgAAAGTGAGCTGGAACTAAAACATAACTATTGATGTAGTACATactaaccacgaaagagtgcgggctatccaATGTAGTTTGTATGGCACGAGCATTCAATCGGCGAGATATAAATATTCGACTACATGCTCACACTCTATACGGGCATCAacttaaccaaacatgaatgatgccaagtAGAGCAGGCTACATTTTTATACACACTACACAGCTATGAAAAAAAGTTAAGAGGTTAAAGTTtgacatctttaaaagaaaatttacacattagaCAACGTAttactgttaattaaataagtaagctgtAATATCGTAACGAATAATGGGTTTCAACTTTAAAACATATTGTTTTATTTGGGTAAAGAGGAAAAGaagtttatgggcaacatcttaAATTGGATGGGAAATCGTACTGTGCAGGTACATCTTAAACGtgttttattgtaattataaTAACCGTAATTTTTCATTGTAACTACCACAcagcctgaaagaaattcaaaaacatatttcTGTTTCTGTAGCACGTAATTTTTGGCAAGGTCATgattactacctacacaaagagcTTAGAATTTAACAACGGGACAAAAAAGATCTTGCAACTTTTATGCcagattttttttctcccaaaattTTATGCTCTAAAATAACAGTGCGACGACTATGCAATAAAAAAACAGTAACTCAGTACGTCGATCACAACGGACAACATTATTACCTCCACCTCCTCCTAACAAGCTTTCGTTGGCAGCATTCACGATGACATCTGCCTCGAGCTTGACCAGGTTCCCCTTCCACAAGGAAATTTTCTTGTTCAACTCGGGGTCTACCTCGCACTCCACCAGGCCATGTTCCTCGCCGGTCTTGTACGTTTCTGAGACTGCAGGCAAACCAAAGGAAAGTTGTTTCAGCTCCTACAGTCGATCGTTTACTAAGCTTCTGCATTTCGTGATGCATCCGTGGATGGATATCCGCACACATCGGGCCACAAACAGTGCAGCAGCTGAAATAAATATGCTTGCGCTGCGAGGTAAACTATCCAAAAAGAATTTCACACAAACTGGTGTCATTCTAATCTCAAGGTTTAAAGCTCATTAGTAAAGGTACGACacataaaataatgaattattacTTATTGCTACCAGTGGCTTACTA
The Bacillus rossius redtenbacheri isolate Brsri chromosome 14, Brsri_v3, whole genome shotgun sequence DNA segment above includes these coding regions:
- the LOC134539165 gene encoding macro domain-containing protein PG1779-like isoform X1, which produces MSTVQEDRAKFLAMSQEEKRKLYKDYTTLAQVPTWDEYFRESRDRLRKQFSETYKTGEEHGLVECEVDPELNKKISLWKGNLVKLEADVIVNAANESLLGGGGVDGAIHSAAGPKLKNECRDLKGCKTGDAKVTAGYALPARYVFHTVGPKGEKPQLLESCYNKTLNLLLQENQCSIAFPCISTGIYGYPQEKAARVALGTVRKFLEQNGSKVERVVFCLFLPEDVKIYENLSQVYFPVEKSLL
- the LOC134539165 gene encoding macro domain-containing protein PG1779-like isoform X2, producing MFTVTRVWCPVNRALKGRVQCFFGQKMSTVQEDRAKFLAMSQEEKRKLYKDYTTLAQVPTWDEYFRESRDRLRKQFSETYKTGEEHGLVECEVDPELNKKISLWKGNLVKLEADVIVNAANESLLGGGGVDGAIHSAAGPKLKNECRDLKGCKTGDAKVTAGYALPARYVFHTVGPKGEKPQLLESCYNKTLNLLLQENQCSIAFPCISTGIYGYPQEKAARVALGTVRKFLEQNGSKVERVVFCLFLPEDVKIYENLSQVYFPVEKSLL